CCATTTTTTTGTGCACCTTCGGCATGGCTTGTAGCCCGCCTAACCTGCGCACAAGCCTGGCTCCACATTCAAGATTTCGAACTAGATGCGGCATTTGAACTAGGCCTTCTGAGCAAGCAGGGCATTAAAAAAATAGCGGCTACACTAGAAAGATGGTTAATGCGCCGATTTGATAGAGTGTCGTCAATATCTGATAGTATGGCTGACCGTTTAGTCGCTAAGGGAGTTCCACCCGAAAAAATTGTTCTTTTTCCTAATTGGGCCGATACCGATATTCTTCGATTTGACAAAAAAAAGGCTGCAAAATTTCGTAAAAAAAATGGTCTTAAAGAAAATGATTTTATTATATTATATTCAGGGAATATGGGGCATAAACAGGGCCTTGAAATAGTTCTAGAGGCGGCCAGAAAACTGAAACATTATCAAGAGATAAAATTTATTTTATGTGGAGAAGGAGCGGTAAAGCGAGATTTACAGAGCCGAGCGTTAAGGATGCACCTAACAAACATAATGTTTCTTCCTCTACAACCTCAAGACGCTTTTATTGGAATGCTTTCTGCGGCAGATCTTCACCTGGTCATTCAAAGAGCAAATGCGGCAGATCTAGTGCTTCCATCAAAACTAACAAATATTTTGTCTGTGGGAGGTTTGGCTTTAGTGACCACAGAACCAGACACAGAATTGGGGCGTCTAGCAGCAAAAAATCCAGGCATTTTTTTTACCTGCCCCCCAGATAATTCTGCTAGTTTAACTACAGCGATAGAAAGAATTTTTAAAGAAAAAAAACATAGTATAAGCAAAGGACCATACAAACTGGCAAGAGAATATGCTGAGGAGCATTTTAACAAAGAAAATATACTTAAATCTTTTTTAGATCAATTTAAACACAAATAAATGCTAGATTTGATTACCATTAAAATTGCCATCATAACTAAACAAATAAAAACATCAAAAAAATCTATAATTTTGTATTTCAACCTCAAAAAAAAACAATATCTAATTATTTAAAAACAGAAAGAATTCAATTTCTTCTTGTAAAATTTAAAGCTTCATCTTTAAAAATGAATGATGTTATTGCCAAACCAAACAAAGTGTTGCTTGCCTTTCTTGGGGAAAAAGACAGACAAGAATACCTTGAAATTATAAGTAATTTATCTAAAAATGCTTGGTATCAAATTATCAAGGAATCCAACCGTCATCTGGTGTCATCTTTATTGTATCTTCGATTTAAACAACGCGATCTTATAAAAGAGATCCCACCACAAGTTCAAGAAGTATTGCATAAAATTTATTTACATAATTCGGCAATCAATTTAAAAAAATACCATACGTTAGCCCAAATATTAAAAATTCTAAATCAAGCAGATATCCCGGTTATAGTCCTTAAAGGGGGTTATTTAATAGAAAACGTATATCAAAATATTGGAGCACGAGAATTATGCGACTTTGATCTCCTTTTTCAAAAAAAAGACCTAGCAATGGCCGAAAAGGTTTTATTACGAGCGGGCTATTATAGTAAGGACTGCCCGGTTCTCTTGGATCTTCACTGGTATGTTGAACAATATTTAAATATTAACATGGCCAGAATTTGGCAGCGTGCTGAGCCAGCAACCATAGCTGGGCAAAAGGTTATGAGCCTTTCTCCAGAAGATCTGATAGTCCATTTATGTGTGCATAACGGTTTTCATCATCTGTTTCAGAAGGTAGGTTTGAGGGCGTTATGTGATTTACAAGCAACCATTGGCCATTTTGAGCAGGCCATTAACTGGGATCAACTAATTGCTGTTGCGGATGAATGGGGAGTCCGAGATTGCGTAGCACTTTGTTTGCAACTCACCAATGACCTACTTGGTACCCCAGTACCAAACAAGATACCCAAAAAGCTTAAATCTTCAAATTTTGATCCTTTGCTTCTGAATTGGGCACGAACGCAGATTTTTGATAAAAGTTCTGATAAGTACGGACAGAAAATTTCCATTTATTTTTGGAAGCTTTGGAGTGAAGCATCTTGGAGAGAAAAACTTGCTTCTTTCAAACGTTTGATTTTCCCATCATCTGAGTACTTGTCGCAAAAATATCCCACCGTATCAGGGAGCAGTACAAACAAGTTATTTTATCTCCTCAGGTTATGGGATCATCTTGGGCATTATTGTAGTGTTCTTTGGCAGATTTTAATGCGGAATCCCGAAATGCTCAGAGAAATTGAAAAACAAAATAAAAATATCACTATAATGAAAAAATTAGCTAAAGATGCTATTTGGATTTACAGATAATTTTTCCATAATACAAATTACCTATGGATCTAGACAAATTGACAAATTTTATTTCGTTAACTGTTAATTTTAATATTAATCTTGAAAATTAAACATTAATCCTTTAAAACCCCTCTCAATGACCTACCTGTGGAAAATTATTGCATTTACCATCCTTACCCTCCTCTCCTATTTTCTACACCAATATATTGATCACCTTGCTTTCCATCAGAGCTTCCATAGCTTAGCCCCAAGCTGGATAACATGGGCGGTATTCGCCCTTTGGGCCATTTTCCTTACAGCGGTTTTTTCTGCATATGTGTCCGGACCAGGGAAAAGGCGTGGGGCCAGTGTCTTCCTATTTGGTTTGACCCTTGTAACCATAGTTATTGGCACGACCATGCCTGGAAGTTGGAAGATGACGATACTATTAGATATTTATGCCTTTATCCAAAAGATTTATGGATTAACCCTGGCACATTTTGCCAGGACAGTGAATATAAGCAAGTTAGCACATCCCCTCCTCTTTGGCTTTCTTGGGGGGATATGCTGGCTACTTGCCAGAGACAGATCGCCTTTTATGAAGGCTGCTGACATCGCCATGCTTGCCGGGGCCACAGAGATGATGCAGTTGTTTGTAAAGGGAAGGACTGCAAGTTTTCTGGATTTTTTGCTTGATTGCGCTGGTGGAGCAGGTGGGGTAGTACTTTTCCTGTTGTTCATAAGCTTGCTGCGCAGGGCAGAGAAAAAGGCGGTGATCTGAATCCTAGTAGTAAAGGATCTTCATAAGACTTTTAGGGAAAGGAGTCTCAAAAAGCTTTTACTGGGGCGCCCCAGGAGGCACTTCAGTGCTTTGAACGGGGTGTCGCTTTCTGTCAACAGGGCAGAGGTTGTGGGGCTTTTAGGCCCCAATGGAGCTGGTAAAACCACCTTTATCAAGATACTTGCAACCCTTATTGAACCAGACAGGGGAAAGGTCTTTGTAGGCGGCTATGATGTAGAGAAGCATCCCTCCAAAGTTCGAAGGATCATAGGCCTTGTAAACACCAACGAACGTTCTTTCTACTGGCGCCTCACTGGCAGGCAAAATCTGGACTTCTTTGCAACTCTCTATGGGCACTGGGGCAAAGAAAAGGAGAAGAGAATAGACGAGGCCCTTGAGACAGTAGGGCTTACCAACATGGCAGATAGGCGTTTTTTCTGTTATTCCACTGGACAGCGCCAACGACTTGCCATCGCAAGGGCACTTTTGAGCAATGCCCGACTCATCCTTTTTGATGAGCCAGCCAGTAGCCTCGACCCACTGGCCGCCTCAGAGCTTGCGCGTTTTACGCGAAATCGCCTGGTGAATGAACAGGGCATGACCGTAATCTGGTGTACCCATAATCTTACCGAAGCAGAAATAGTAAGTGACAGGATTGCCTTTATGAAAAATGGAAGGGTCGTCGCGTGTGGGAGCCTCGAGGAAATACGCCACAGGCTGGCAAGGGAAGAAACCTATGAAATAGAGATAGAATACGACTCCCTGGCCCAAATCAGGATTGAACACCCGTATGATGTGCTGAAAAAGGGATCGAGCCGACTAGTGCTTCGGGTAAAGGTTGGTTCAGATGAGCTCCCTGGATTCATCTCCTTTCTGTGCAGAAAAAAGGTGAAGGTCTATTCCTGTAGGAGGATCGAGATGGGACTAGAGGAGATATTCAGGATTTTGTCATCCGGAGATGAAAACTGGCTAGAGGTAGAAAATTGAACCTTTCTGGAGAGATCCGTAAGGCCGCTGCATTTCTCTTGAGAGATCTTCAACTGGCAATGGGCTATCCCCTCAAATTTGCCAGCCAGTTGGTAGGGATATTGGCCTCAACCTTTATGTTCTACTACATATCAAGACTTGTGGACCAGAATGGATCAGGCTCTCTAGCTGCCTATGGAGGAAACTATTTTCCGTTTCTCTTGGTGGGAATCGCACTTTCTGACTACCTTATGTTTTCCATAAATGCGCTTTCTAATGAGGTACGAAAGGCCCAGGTCATAGGGACATTTGAGGCAATACTCGTTACGCCGACCCACCCGTCTCTCATTCTCTTTTCATCGTGTCTCTATTCTTTTCTTTTTACCAGTGTACGCATACTCTTTTATTTCCTGGCAGGAACAGTCCTCTTTGGTGTACGTTTTCCACCAATATCTCTTTCTGCCCTCACTGTATCGCTCATACTGACCATACTGCCCTTTTTAGGCATAGGGCTTTTGTCTGCAGCCATTATCATTGTGTTTAAACAGGGTAACCCATTGACCTGGATATTTGGTTCTTTTTCCGGGCTATTGTCTGGGGTGTTTTATCCTGTATCTGTGTTGCCCCACTGGCTTCAGCCATTTGCCGCTTTTATTCCCCTTACTTATGGGCTAGATGCCGTGCGAAAGGTCCTGTTGACTGGCGCTGGGATACTTGAAGTTTCGCACCAGCTCCTGGTCCTCCTATTTTTCTCTATAGTATTTCTTGGAGTCGGATTGGCTGCAGTGGCCTATGCACTGAAGATCGCACGAAAAGATGGGACATTGTTGTACTATTGATTAGTAATAGGACGTTCCCTATCTCAACTAGAGTTGATCAGACAGATGTGAATACCTTTGATTTTTGCAAAAAATAATCGTAAGCCCGAATGTAATGTTCCTTGAGTGCCAAAACTAGTTGATTCCATGTCAAAGCTGCTTTATTCCAGATTATGCGCTCCAAATAGAGAACAAAGAGATTTTTTCTTTACATTTCAGATGATTAGCAATATTATACCTTTTGTTACAATTCACGCAAAAAATAAACTGGATTTATACTGAAAGGACATTTCCTAACGGAAATCAATTTGACAAAGCGACTTACAGGAGGGGGAGCGTTCTATGGTAGAAATACTGTTTTTTGGGTTCTTATTTGGTGCAATCATCTACCTTTCAAAATTGAACAGAAATGATGTTATCAGTGGGTTAGCAATGCTGAAAGATTTCAGTGTTGCAAAAGCCATCGCAGTGGCAATTGGTCTAGGCGCAATCTTATTGAACACGGAAATAGCACTGGGGCTTGCCACGTATCACATTAAACCTTTTATTTCAGGTGGAGTAATACTAGGCGGCCTGTTGTTTGGAGTGGGAATGGCCATTTTGGGATATTGCCCAGGTACATTGCCTATATCCCTAGGGCAGGGATCAATAGATGCATTGTTTGGTATTTTCGGAGGGTTACTAAGTGGGTTTGTATTTACGCTGTTATTCCCACACATGCAAGGCATATTAGGGCCTAATCTTGGTAAAATTTCATTATACACCCTTTATGGTAGCGATCCTGTGAAATTTTTTGTCCTCACCTTTATCATTGGTGCTGGCCTTATAGCAGTGGCATTTTTTATTCACAAAATAGAGGGAGCAAAAAATTTACGTTGGTTTTATGGTGGAATCGCCCTTGCCATTTTGAATTCAATTGCTTGCCTTTCAGCCACTACAGGACGACCCATTGGTGCATCGACTTCTTATCCTTACCTAGCTGATATAATAGTCGGATTCACTCAAAATTCTTATTTTGAAAAGATCCAGGCCCCTGGGCATTGGGAAGTGATCTTTTTGGCAGGTGCATTGATTGCGAGCCTTGTATTGTCAGTGATGAGAAAGGAATTCAAAATCACATTTGTTCATTCTCGCTGGGCATCTATTAAAGGCGATGCTGTTCCAAAACGTTTGACTTGGGCCTTTATCGGTGGTTTCATCCTCATATTTGGTGCAAGGATGGCAGGTGGATGCACTAGCGGCCATGTTATATCAGGGGGAATGCAACTTGCCCTCAGCAGTTGGACCTTTGCAATATTTGTCTTCATTGCATTCCTGATTACAGGTAAACTCTTTTATAAGACCCCCAAAAAACTCTAACACCTCGCCTTCTAGATACCTTGGGGAGCACATTTATTGTGCTCCCCATCAAACAGTTCAGTCAAAAACCAATGAGCCAATAGGCCTCAAATAAGGGGAAACCTTGAATTAGGGTTGCAACTTCGGCAAAATTGCTAGCTGCATGATCCGGGATAATAATGCACAATGATAGGAACCAAAAAGGAGATGGGAAATGGAGGGAAAGATCGTTGACCAGACTATTTTCCAACGGACGGACGGAAAGATATCGGCGGATCTTGAAGGCGAAGAGGTCATACTCGATATGGACAGCGGCATGTACTTTGGATTGAACGAAGTAGGCCAGTTCATATGGAAAAGACTTGAAGAACCCTCTTCCTTTCGAAGCCTTTTGGATTCCATGCTGTCAGAATATGATGTAACAGAGGAGCAATGCCGTCAGGACCTAAAAACTTTTTTGAATGCCCTGCTGGAGGCCGGCCTCATCCAGTTAGTAGAATGAACAAATGGGGAAATTATCCAGGTTCATATGCCTTGAACCTCTAGAGAAAAGGCTTTTTTTTCTCTCCTTAGGCTGGATATTATTTACGCGATTTGCCCTTACCATATTTCCTTTTAAAAAGACCCTAGCTTTGGTCGAATCACAGGCAAAAAAATATCTGAAAAATCCCAAAGCCACTTCTGGAGAGATTTCTGTTGCCAGGCTAGCGTGGCTGATTTCACGCGCTGCCCATATAGTGCCTGGCTCTACCTGCCTAGTCCAGGCCTTAGCTGGAA
The Dissulfuribacter thermophilus genome window above contains:
- a CDS encoding glycosyltransferase WbuB, with translation MMRILIYGINYAPELTGIGKYTGDMAVWLAKQGHEVRVVTAPPYYPNWKIAKGYAGWRYIRESINGVNVWRCPLYVPKLPTGLKRLVHLASFAVSSLPIMLRHVFWKPDVVFVIEPPFFCAPSAWLVARLTCAQAWLHIQDFELDAAFELGLLSKQGIKKIAATLERWLMRRFDRVSSISDSMADRLVAKGVPPEKIVLFPNWADTDILRFDKKKAAKFRKKNGLKENDFIILYSGNMGHKQGLEIVLEAARKLKHYQEIKFILCGEGAVKRDLQSRALRMHLTNIMFLPLQPQDAFIGMLSAADLHLVIQRANAADLVLPSKLTNILSVGGLALVTTEPDTELGRLAAKNPGIFFTCPPDNSASLTTAIERIFKEKKHSISKGPYKLAREYAEEHFNKENILKSFLDQFKHK
- a CDS encoding nucleotidyltransferase domain-containing protein, yielding MNDVIAKPNKVLLAFLGEKDRQEYLEIISNLSKNAWYQIIKESNRHLVSSLLYLRFKQRDLIKEIPPQVQEVLHKIYLHNSAINLKKYHTLAQILKILNQADIPVIVLKGGYLIENVYQNIGARELCDFDLLFQKKDLAMAEKVLLRAGYYSKDCPVLLDLHWYVEQYLNINMARIWQRAEPATIAGQKVMSLSPEDLIVHLCVHNGFHHLFQKVGLRALCDLQATIGHFEQAINWDQLIAVADEWGVRDCVALCLQLTNDLLGTPVPNKIPKKLKSSNFDPLLLNWARTQIFDKSSDKYGQKISIYFWKLWSEASWREKLASFKRLIFPSSEYLSQKYPTVSGSSTNKLFYLLRLWDHLGHYCSVLWQILMRNPEMLREIEKQNKNITIMKKLAKDAIWIYR
- a CDS encoding VanZ family protein, which translates into the protein MTYLWKIIAFTILTLLSYFLHQYIDHLAFHQSFHSLAPSWITWAVFALWAIFLTAVFSAYVSGPGKRRGASVFLFGLTLVTIVIGTTMPGSWKMTILLDIYAFIQKIYGLTLAHFARTVNISKLAHPLLFGFLGGICWLLARDRSPFMKAADIAMLAGATEMMQLFVKGRTASFLDFLLDCAGGAGGVVLFLLFISLLRRAEKKAVI
- a CDS encoding ABC transporter ATP-binding protein gives rise to the protein MSLSVNRAEVVGLLGPNGAGKTTFIKILATLIEPDRGKVFVGGYDVEKHPSKVRRIIGLVNTNERSFYWRLTGRQNLDFFATLYGHWGKEKEKRIDEALETVGLTNMADRRFFCYSTGQRQRLAIARALLSNARLILFDEPASSLDPLAASELARFTRNRLVNEQGMTVIWCTHNLTEAEIVSDRIAFMKNGRVVACGSLEEIRHRLAREETYEIEIEYDSLAQIRIEHPYDVLKKGSSRLVLRVKVGSDELPGFISFLCRKKVKVYSCRRIEMGLEEIFRILSSGDENWLEVEN
- a CDS encoding ABC transporter permease, translating into MNLSGEIRKAAAFLLRDLQLAMGYPLKFASQLVGILASTFMFYYISRLVDQNGSGSLAAYGGNYFPFLLVGIALSDYLMFSINALSNEVRKAQVIGTFEAILVTPTHPSLILFSSCLYSFLFTSVRILFYFLAGTVLFGVRFPPISLSALTVSLILTILPFLGIGLLSAAIIIVFKQGNPLTWIFGSFSGLLSGVFYPVSVLPHWLQPFAAFIPLTYGLDAVRKVLLTGAGILEVSHQLLVLLFFSIVFLGVGLAAVAYALKIARKDGTLLYY
- a CDS encoding YeeE/YedE family protein; its protein translation is MVEILFFGFLFGAIIYLSKLNRNDVISGLAMLKDFSVAKAIAVAIGLGAILLNTEIALGLATYHIKPFISGGVILGGLLFGVGMAILGYCPGTLPISLGQGSIDALFGIFGGLLSGFVFTLLFPHMQGILGPNLGKISLYTLYGSDPVKFFVLTFIIGAGLIAVAFFIHKIEGAKNLRWFYGGIALAILNSIACLSATTGRPIGASTSYPYLADIIVGFTQNSYFEKIQAPGHWEVIFLAGALIASLVLSVMRKEFKITFVHSRWASIKGDAVPKRLTWAFIGGFILIFGARMAGGCTSGHVISGGMQLALSSWTFAIFVFIAFLITGKLFYKTPKKL
- a CDS encoding PqqD family peptide modification chaperone; translated protein: MEGKIVDQTIFQRTDGKISADLEGEEVILDMDSGMYFGLNEVGQFIWKRLEEPSSFRSLLDSMLSEYDVTEEQCRQDLKTFLNALLEAGLIQLVE
- a CDS encoding lasso peptide biosynthesis B2 protein codes for the protein MGKLSRFICLEPLEKRLFFLSLGWILFTRFALTIFPFKKTLALVESQAKKYLKNPKATSGEISVARLAWLISRAAHIVPGSTCLVQALAGKIIFASQGINPKFHIGVNMQEKHDLEAHAWLTLDGEVILGQMPNLSKFKPLSGASLLDI